One window from the genome of Amaranthus tricolor cultivar Red isolate AtriRed21 chromosome 9, ASM2621246v1, whole genome shotgun sequence encodes:
- the LOC130823706 gene encoding uncharacterized protein LOC130823706, producing MLRASEIVEKLNLKPHPDGGFYFETFRDHSVSISKAILPPQYKVDRAVSTAIYFMLPSGCVARLHRIPCAETFHHYMGDPITVMELNEMNGEVKLTRVGPNLLENEKPQHTVPPYTWFGSFPTKDITVYEDGSQIEVTQTARDAEKHYSLIGVTCAPAFQYEDSESAKRSDMLAKFSKYEPLISLLTIPD from the exons ATGTTGAGGGCTTCAGAAATAGTGGAGAAACTTAATCTGAAACCACACCCAGATGGTGGTTTTTACTTCGAGACTTTCAGAGACCACTCTGTCTCCATCTCCAAAGCTATCCTTCCTCCTCAAT ATAAGGTGGACAGGGCTGTTAGTACTGCCATATACTTCATGCTGCCTTCTGGGTGCGTAGCGCGTCTCCACCGTATTCCATGTGCTGAAACCTTTCACCATTATATGGGAGACCCAATTACG GTAATGGAATTGAATGAAATGAACGGAGAGGTCAAGCTAACTCGTGTTGGGCCTAACCTCCTTGAGAATGAAAAGCCGCAGCACACAGTTCCCCCATACACGTGGTTCGGTTCATTTCCAACCAAGGATATTACAGTTTATGAGGACGGTTCGCAGATTGAAGTAACACAGACAGCCAGAGATGCCGAGAAACATTACTCTCTTATTGGAGTAACATGTGCACCTGCTTTTCAATATGAAGACTCAGAGTCAGCAAAGCGTAGTGATATGCTTGCCAAATTTTCCAAGTATGAGCCCCTAATCTCCCTGCTCACCATTCCTGACTGA
- the LOC130823707 gene encoding uncharacterized protein LOC130823707 isoform X2: protein MVAGLSLSMQRISLSCWCTKSTLGQLTWSRSRNKIEKIDTKCSKIFASLHSKTESVRVFVLSDLHTDYVENMTWVKRMSSSSYQDDILLVAGDVAETYDKFFLTMSLLKNKFKHVFFVPGNHDLWCRREGEEFLDSLDKLNALLHACDELGVESNPLIIDDLGIIPLFSWYHESFDKEQDITGVRIPSLEMVNISQELCPEKRMLFYPKLPKMIGSDFLEARLRSIHGAEGNEAACHVFGHTHFGWDAIVDGIRYVQAPLAYPRERKRRMNGSEDWLPFCLYSDGRFTDRHQFYWSEYYSINSRNPDDLQLAPWVAKFYKRRVS, encoded by the exons ATGGTAGCTGGGTTGTCATTGTCTATGCAAAGGATATCACTTTCTTGTTGGTGCACAAAAAGTACATTAGGACAGCTAACATGGAGCAGATCTAGAAACAAAATAGAGAAGATTGATACAAAATGTTCTAAGATATTTGCTTCATTACATAGTAAAACCGAAAGTGTTCGGGTTTTTGTGCTCTCAGACTTGCATACTGATTATGTTGAGAACATGACATGGGTGAAGCGTATGTCTTCTTCTAGCTACCAGGATGATATCCTCCTTGTTGCTGGAGATGTGGCTGAGACATATGATAAGTTCTTCTTGACTATGTCTCTTTTGAAGAATAAATTCAAACATGTTTTCTTTGTGCCCGGAAATCATGATCTTTGGTGCCGCAGGGAGGGCGAAGAATTT CTTGATTCACTTGATAAACTCAACGCATTGCTTCATGCATGTGATGAACTTGGAGTGGAGTCAAATCCTTTAATCATAGATGACCTGGGGATCATACCCCTCTTCTCATGGTATCATGAG AGCTTTGATAAGGAGCAAGACATAACAGGAGTAAGAATACCTTCTTTGGAGATGGTAAATATTTC GCAAGAACTATGTCCGGAGAAAAGAATGCTTTTCTATCCAAAGCTCCCTAAAATGATCGGTTCTGACTTTCTCGAGGCTCGCCTAAGATCTATACATGGTGCCGAAGGGAACGAAGCTGCATGCCATGTTTTTGGCCACACCCATTTCGGCTGGGATGCCATTGTTGATGGTATCAG GTATGTGCAGGCACCGTTGGCTTATCCTAGAGAGCggaaaagaagaatgaatggaAGTGAAGATTGGTTACCATTTTGCTTATATTCTGATGGAAGATTCACTGATCGACATCAGTTTTACTGGTCGGagtattattcaattaattcaAGGAACCCGGATGACTTGCAACTTGCACCTTGGGTTGCCAAGTTTTACAAAAGACGAGTGTCTTAA
- the LOC130823707 gene encoding uncharacterized protein LOC130823707 isoform X1, whose protein sequence is MVAGLSLSMQRISLSCWCTKSTLGQLTWSRSRNKIEKIDTKCSKIFASLHSKTESVRVFVLSDLHTDYVENMTWVKRMSSSSYQDDILLVAGDVAETYDKFFLTMSLLKNKFKHVFFVPGNHDLWCRREGEEFLDSLDKLNALLHACDELGVESNPLIIDDLGIIPLFSWYHESFDKEQDITGVRIPSLEMACKDFHVCRWSAELCNRDDSLARYFDVMNEKNALVIDKIQRKCEKVITFSHFVPRQELCPEKRMLFYPKLPKMIGSDFLEARLRSIHGAEGNEAACHVFGHTHFGWDAIVDGIRYVQAPLAYPRERKRRMNGSEDWLPFCLYSDGRFTDRHQFYWSEYYSINSRNPDDLQLAPWVAKFYKRRVS, encoded by the exons ATGGTAGCTGGGTTGTCATTGTCTATGCAAAGGATATCACTTTCTTGTTGGTGCACAAAAAGTACATTAGGACAGCTAACATGGAGCAGATCTAGAAACAAAATAGAGAAGATTGATACAAAATGTTCTAAGATATTTGCTTCATTACATAGTAAAACCGAAAGTGTTCGGGTTTTTGTGCTCTCAGACTTGCATACTGATTATGTTGAGAACATGACATGGGTGAAGCGTATGTCTTCTTCTAGCTACCAGGATGATATCCTCCTTGTTGCTGGAGATGTGGCTGAGACATATGATAAGTTCTTCTTGACTATGTCTCTTTTGAAGAATAAATTCAAACATGTTTTCTTTGTGCCCGGAAATCATGATCTTTGGTGCCGCAGGGAGGGCGAAGAATTT CTTGATTCACTTGATAAACTCAACGCATTGCTTCATGCATGTGATGAACTTGGAGTGGAGTCAAATCCTTTAATCATAGATGACCTGGGGATCATACCCCTCTTCTCATGGTATCATGAG AGCTTTGATAAGGAGCAAGACATAACAGGAGTAAGAATACCTTCTTTGGAGATG GCTTGCAAAGATTTTCATGTGTGCAGATGGTCTGCTGAGCTTTGTAATCGGGATGATTCTCTTGCTCGGTATTTTGATGTTATGAATGAGAAAAATGCCCTTGTAATTGATAAGATCCAGAGAAAATGTGAAAAAGTAATTACATTTTCCCATTTTGTTCCTAG GCAAGAACTATGTCCGGAGAAAAGAATGCTTTTCTATCCAAAGCTCCCTAAAATGATCGGTTCTGACTTTCTCGAGGCTCGCCTAAGATCTATACATGGTGCCGAAGGGAACGAAGCTGCATGCCATGTTTTTGGCCACACCCATTTCGGCTGGGATGCCATTGTTGATGGTATCAG GTATGTGCAGGCACCGTTGGCTTATCCTAGAGAGCggaaaagaagaatgaatggaAGTGAAGATTGGTTACCATTTTGCTTATATTCTGATGGAAGATTCACTGATCGACATCAGTTTTACTGGTCGGagtattattcaattaattcaAGGAACCCGGATGACTTGCAACTTGCACCTTGGGTTGCCAAGTTTTACAAAAGACGAGTGTCTTAA